One genomic window of Luteitalea pratensis includes the following:
- the fliW gene encoding flagellar assembly protein FliW, which produces MSPLLPPGDVTRVETAFGTFDVSTDEIIAFPAGLPGFEECRRFVVLSSRELDPFQCLQSVEGPSASFLAVDPRRAFPDYRCVLSDVDRARLGEPDEAALVWLAVVTVLDDQTLVNLRAPVVVNPTRMLGYQLMPSNSLYPLRFELAQLF; this is translated from the coding sequence ATGAGCCCACTTCTACCACCAGGCGACGTCACCCGCGTGGAGACCGCCTTCGGCACGTTCGACGTGTCGACCGACGAAATCATTGCCTTTCCCGCCGGCTTGCCCGGCTTTGAGGAGTGCCGCCGGTTCGTCGTGCTGTCCTCGCGCGAACTCGATCCGTTTCAGTGCCTGCAGTCGGTGGAGGGCCCGTCGGCCTCGTTCCTGGCAGTCGATCCGCGGCGCGCCTTCCCCGACTACCGCTGCGTGTTGTCCGACGTCGATCGGGCGCGTCTCGGCGAGCCCGACGAGGCAGCGCTGGTGTGGCTTGCAGTGGTGACCGTCCTTGACGACCAGACGCTCGTGAACCTGCGTGCGCCTGTCGTCGTGAACCCCACGCGGATGCTGGGTTACCAGCTGATGCCCTCGAACAGCCTGTACCCGCTGCGGTTCGAGCTCGCGCAGTTGTTCTGA
- a CDS encoding peptidoglycan DD-metalloendopeptidase family protein: protein MSADAHSPLSFPTPGADRLTTLDRTSSPAAEREKLGELAAQFESMLMLEMIKQMRKSLLDDGGEGDGLGKETYSSTIDQELALHLAKAGGIGLAPTLVDAWQRQQGAVAPGSIVTPAAGRAMPVGSPALLPTTSAAAMSASRQVAPVPQAPAGSADGGLSLEMAGRVSSAYGWRNDPLKGHTKFHGGIDLAARYGTEVPAAASGTVVTAEAQGGYGLTVVLRHADGIETRYAHLASLDVKAGDVVSQGQHVGRVGSTGRSTGPHLHFEVTQAGRRVDPEQFVRNLTSDTKGQ from the coding sequence ATGTCCGCCGACGCGCACTCCCCGCTTTCGTTCCCCACCCCTGGTGCCGACCGGTTGACGACGCTCGATCGCACGTCGTCGCCGGCCGCCGAGAGGGAGAAACTCGGAGAACTGGCGGCCCAGTTCGAGTCGATGCTGATGCTGGAAATGATCAAGCAGATGCGCAAGTCGCTCCTCGACGACGGGGGAGAAGGCGACGGCCTGGGCAAGGAGACCTACAGTTCGACGATCGATCAGGAGCTGGCGCTGCACCTGGCCAAGGCCGGCGGGATCGGGCTGGCGCCGACGCTCGTCGACGCGTGGCAACGACAGCAGGGCGCGGTCGCGCCCGGATCGATCGTGACGCCGGCAGCTGGTCGCGCGATGCCTGTCGGTTCACCGGCCCTGTTGCCGACGACGTCGGCTGCCGCCATGTCGGCTTCTCGACAGGTCGCGCCCGTACCGCAAGCGCCTGCAGGCAGCGCCGATGGTGGCCTTTCGCTGGAAATGGCCGGTCGTGTGAGTTCGGCGTACGGCTGGCGCAACGATCCGTTGAAAGGCCACACGAAATTTCACGGCGGCATCGACCTTGCAGCCAGGTATGGCACCGAGGTGCCGGCCGCTGCGAGCGGCACCGTGGTCACCGCAGAGGCCCAGGGAGGATACGGACTCACCGTCGTCCTCCGGCATGCCGACGGAATCGAGACGCGCTATGCGCACCTCGCCTCGCTGGATGTGAAGGCTGGCGACGTCGTGAGTCAGGGGCAGCACGTGGGTCGGGTGGGCAGCACGGGCCGGTCGACCGGTCCGCACCTGCATTTCGAGGTGACGCAAGCTGGTCGACGGGTGGATCCGGAGCAGTTCGTCAGGAATTTGACGAGTGACACTAAAGGTCAGTGA
- a CDS encoding flagellar basal body P-ring protein FlgI, producing MATVVLGSAPLRARSGASMRVKDIASLVGVRPTPLIGYGLVIGLNRTGDKRQTLFTNVSLANTLERFGVVVTPEMMKVENIAAVMVSSELPPFARPGVRLDILVSSIGDARSLQGGTLVPTPLRGMDGQVVALAQGPLTLGGFGAGNAANGVQVNHLTAGRVPGGGLVQVQPRTTVPDGEQVMLALNTPDFSTASRLAAAVDGALGVGTAKALDPATVSIAVPAHFRGNIPELMARIEPLPVESDMPARVVINERTGTVVIGAQVTLGAAAVAHGSLAVRISTRFDVSQPNASWGPSRADTVVVPNQNVDVSERDARLIALDEGVTLDAVVRALNSLGVTPRDIIAIVQALKAAGSLRAEIVII from the coding sequence ATGGCGACGGTGGTCCTGGGCAGCGCACCGTTGCGCGCCCGCAGCGGCGCGTCGATGCGCGTGAAGGACATCGCCTCGCTCGTTGGCGTGCGCCCGACGCCGCTCATCGGCTATGGCCTGGTCATCGGTCTCAACCGGACCGGCGACAAGCGGCAGACGCTCTTCACGAACGTCTCGCTCGCGAACACGCTCGAACGGTTCGGCGTCGTCGTGACGCCGGAGATGATGAAGGTGGAAAACATCGCCGCGGTGATGGTCAGTTCGGAACTGCCGCCCTTCGCGCGGCCGGGCGTGCGACTCGACATCCTCGTCTCGTCAATCGGCGACGCGCGCAGCCTGCAGGGCGGCACGCTCGTCCCGACACCCCTGCGCGGCATGGACGGCCAGGTGGTGGCGCTCGCGCAGGGGCCGCTGACGCTTGGCGGCTTCGGCGCCGGCAATGCGGCCAACGGCGTGCAGGTCAATCACCTGACCGCGGGCCGGGTGCCCGGCGGTGGCCTGGTGCAGGTGCAGCCACGGACGACGGTGCCCGATGGCGAGCAGGTGATGCTGGCCCTGAACACGCCGGACTTCTCGACCGCCTCGCGGCTGGCCGCGGCCGTCGACGGCGCGCTCGGTGTCGGCACCGCGAAGGCGCTGGACCCGGCGACGGTCTCGATCGCGGTCCCGGCACACTTCCGCGGCAACATCCCCGAACTGATGGCACGGATCGAACCGTTGCCGGTGGAATCCGACATGCCGGCGCGCGTGGTGATCAACGAGCGTACGGGCACGGTCGTCATCGGGGCGCAGGTGACGCTCGGCGCTGCGGCGGTGGCCCACGGCTCGCTCGCGGTCCGCATCTCCACGCGCTTCGACGTCTCGCAGCCCAATGCCTCGTGGGGTCCGAGTCGTGCCGACACGGTCGTCGTGCCCAACCAGAACGTCGACGTCAGCGAGCGCGACGCGAGACTGATCGCTCTCGACGAGGGGGTCACGCTGGATGCGGTGGTCCGTGCGCTCAACTCGCTCGGCGTCACCCCGCGCGACATCATCGCGATCGTCCAGGCACTCAAGGCCGCGGGCTCGCTCCGCGCGGAAATCGTGATCATCTAG
- the flgM gene encoding flagellar biosynthesis anti-sigma factor FlgM — protein MKIQGDRPSGVQDAGQTQQVDKAGQRTQQARGGVDAGDRVEVSADARLLGKAVDAASKAPEIRQDVVDRAKAKLAAGEIGNDPGRLADRLIDSLLST, from the coding sequence ATGAAGATTCAGGGCGATCGCCCCTCGGGCGTACAGGACGCCGGCCAGACCCAGCAGGTCGACAAAGCCGGACAGCGCACGCAACAGGCGCGTGGTGGTGTGGATGCCGGCGACCGCGTCGAGGTTTCTGCCGATGCACGCCTGCTCGGCAAGGCGGTGGACGCCGCCAGCAAGGCACCGGAGATTCGGCAGGACGTCGTTGACCGCGCCAAGGCCAAGTTGGCGGCCGGCGAGATCGGCAACGACCCGGGCCGGCTTGCGGATCGCCTCATCGACAGCCTCTTGTCGACATAG
- the flgA gene encoding flagellar basal body P-ring formation chaperone FlgA, which yields MLADAIRPRLAWRHMGLAASVWLAVAVPAGAQTSADVDRAAAVATAAVREAFGVDAEVTVSEPVLSVTGDATLVTRAVPEPSSRTAGPVRFVLYAAGEGPARRIGRLTARIDVAASHVRARQRVAMRSVINPDDVEVVRGDIGRQVFGVLPTMDAVTGVSTRKTLMPGEVITPVALVAHEMVASGEEVVTIARIGAIEVRGRAIAAQSGGLGETVIVVNPDSRKRLRARIVAAAMVEVFHGS from the coding sequence TTGCTCGCTGACGCCATCCGGCCGCGTCTTGCCTGGCGGCACATGGGCCTGGCTGCTTCCGTGTGGCTGGCCGTCGCCGTTCCGGCCGGCGCGCAGACCTCGGCAGATGTCGACAGGGCCGCTGCGGTGGCCACCGCCGCTGTGCGCGAGGCCTTCGGCGTTGACGCCGAGGTGACCGTCTCCGAGCCGGTGCTCTCGGTCACGGGAGATGCGACGCTCGTGACCAGGGCCGTGCCTGAACCGTCGAGCCGCACCGCGGGTCCGGTGCGATTCGTGTTGTATGCGGCGGGCGAGGGGCCCGCACGCCGCATCGGGCGGCTCACCGCCCGCATCGATGTTGCCGCAAGCCACGTGCGAGCGCGGCAGCGCGTGGCCATGCGAAGCGTCATCAACCCGGACGACGTCGAAGTCGTCCGCGGCGACATCGGTCGCCAGGTGTTCGGCGTGCTGCCGACCATGGACGCGGTAACCGGTGTTTCGACCCGCAAGACACTCATGCCCGGCGAGGTCATCACGCCGGTAGCGCTCGTCGCACACGAGATGGTCGCGTCTGGTGAGGAAGTGGTGACGATTGCGCGCATCGGCGCGATCGAAGTGCGAGGCCGCGCGATTGCCGCTCAGTCCGGTGGGTTGGGAGAGACAGTGATCGTCGTCAATCCAGACAGTCGCAAGCGCCTGCGCGCGCGAATCGTCGCCGCCGCGATGGTCGAGGTGTTCCATGGTTCTTAG
- a CDS encoding flagellar hook-basal body protein, with the protein MSGLRTRLEQLDRLAGDIANAKTAGYKAERVTTNAVERPNFGRTLQAAVDVAPGPGHLDFRPGSMERTGRDLDFALEGRGFFVIDTPQGTRYTRNGNFSLAADGTVTTADGHAVQTEKGPLKVGKATGPVSVADDGTVSVGTKAAGKLRIVDFDDYSTLQREDLGRFRAPGTAAPVDAEATTVRAGMLEASNVSVVDRMVALTEVARGFEALQRGLNILSTELDGRAITELGRR; encoded by the coding sequence TTGAGCGGATTGCGAACGCGGTTGGAGCAGCTCGATCGGCTGGCCGGCGACATCGCCAATGCCAAGACCGCGGGCTACAAGGCCGAACGCGTCACCACGAATGCCGTCGAACGTCCCAACTTCGGCCGGACGTTGCAGGCTGCTGTCGACGTCGCGCCCGGCCCCGGACATCTCGACTTCCGGCCCGGCTCGATGGAGAGGACCGGCCGTGATCTCGACTTTGCGCTCGAGGGCCGCGGCTTCTTCGTGATCGACACGCCCCAGGGCACGCGCTACACGCGCAACGGCAACTTCTCGCTGGCTGCCGACGGGACGGTCACCACGGCAGACGGTCACGCAGTGCAGACCGAGAAGGGCCCGCTCAAGGTCGGCAAGGCGACCGGCCCGGTCAGCGTCGCCGACGACGGCACCGTGAGTGTGGGGACGAAGGCGGCGGGCAAGCTGCGGATCGTCGACTTCGACGACTACTCGACCCTGCAGCGCGAGGACCTCGGTCGCTTCCGGGCGCCGGGCACGGCCGCACCAGTCGATGCCGAGGCCACCACGGTCCGCGCCGGCATGCTCGAGGCGTCCAACGTCTCGGTCGTCGACCGCATGGTGGCGCTCACCGAGGTCGCGCGCGGCTTCGAGGCCCTGCAGCGCGGGCTCAACATCCTCAGCACCGAACTGGACGGGCGCGCCATCACGGAACTGGGGCGGCGCTAG
- the flgL gene encoding flagellar hook-associated protein FlgL: MFRVTSNTLFRNSLRDIQSTAEAFARAQQQVSSGQRLQQASDDPAAATIGLRERAEIRAVDRYRDANDSVDSRLRVTDAVLSDIISSITTAQTRAVSGRTTVLTPEQREAVALEIDGAKEALFTAVNTSYRGIYLFAGADNTSAPYTRAGATISAYQGDANVVQVDVSRTSSAAVTVDGGSLMQGSASSDLFRSLDALAAAVRSGDMAGIDSGLSALEEAFNRVTSAQSRVGATLSALPAEKARLDELRRASDTRRSQAEEISLAEAISEMSRAQQAQQVAIAAAGTSQKASLMDYLR; the protein is encoded by the coding sequence ATGTTCCGCGTCACCAGCAACACACTCTTCCGCAACTCGTTGCGCGACATCCAGAGCACGGCCGAGGCCTTCGCGCGCGCCCAGCAGCAGGTGTCGTCCGGGCAGCGGTTGCAGCAGGCGAGCGACGACCCGGCCGCCGCGACCATCGGACTGCGCGAGCGGGCCGAAATTCGCGCCGTCGATCGGTACCGTGACGCCAACGACTCGGTGGACTCGCGCCTGCGCGTGACCGACGCCGTCCTCAGCGACATCATTTCCAGCATCACCACGGCGCAGACCAGGGCCGTATCGGGCCGCACGACGGTGCTGACGCCGGAACAGCGCGAAGCCGTGGCCCTCGAGATCGATGGCGCGAAGGAAGCCCTCTTCACGGCGGTCAATACCAGTTACCGCGGCATCTACCTGTTTGCCGGAGCCGACAACACGTCGGCGCCGTACACGCGCGCCGGCGCGACGATCTCCGCTTACCAGGGCGATGCGAACGTCGTGCAGGTGGACGTCTCGCGCACGTCGTCGGCGGCGGTGACGGTCGATGGCGGCAGCCTGATGCAGGGGAGTGCCTCGTCTGACCTGTTCCGGAGCCTTGACGCCCTGGCGGCCGCCGTGCGGTCCGGCGACATGGCCGGCATCGACAGCGGGCTGTCCGCGCTGGAGGAGGCGTTCAATCGCGTGACCTCGGCGCAGAGCCGTGTCGGTGCGACGCTGAGCGCGCTGCCGGCCGAGAAGGCGCGCCTCGACGAACTGCGGCGCGCGAGCGACACGCGTCGATCGCAGGCTGAAGAGATCAGCCTGGCCGAGGCCATCTCCGAGATGAGCCGCGCCCAGCAGGCTCAGCAGGTCGCGATTGCCGCGGCCGGCACGAGCCAGAAGGCCTCGTTGATGGACTACCTCCGATGA
- the flgG gene encoding flagellar basal-body rod protein FlgG, with translation MIRAMYTAASGMNAQQANIDNIAHNLANVNTSGFKKSRVEFEDLVYQQIAAPGTPTDATAESPIGMELGLGAKPVAISRDFASGNLRATNAPYDVAIEGRGFLQVTLPDGQEAYTRSGNLHVNQEGTLVTNEGYVLEPSITIPSNAVSVTISKDGIVSATVAGESAPQQVGTIEIAAFQNPAGLHAMGSNLFTVTTASGDAITGLPGTDGLGTLQQGFLEESNVSIVEEMVNMILGQRAYEANSKVIRTADEMLSQVNNLAR, from the coding sequence ATGATTCGAGCGATGTACACCGCCGCGAGCGGCATGAACGCGCAGCAGGCCAACATCGACAACATCGCGCACAACCTGGCCAACGTGAACACGTCGGGGTTCAAGAAGAGCCGCGTCGAGTTCGAGGACCTGGTCTACCAGCAGATCGCCGCGCCGGGCACGCCGACCGATGCGACAGCGGAATCGCCGATTGGCATGGAACTCGGGCTCGGCGCCAAGCCGGTGGCGATCTCGCGCGACTTCGCCAGCGGCAACCTGCGCGCAACGAACGCGCCCTACGACGTGGCGATCGAGGGGCGTGGCTTCCTGCAGGTCACACTGCCAGACGGACAGGAGGCCTATACGCGGTCGGGCAACCTGCACGTCAACCAGGAAGGGACGCTGGTCACCAACGAGGGCTATGTGCTGGAACCCTCGATCACCATCCCGTCCAACGCCGTCTCGGTGACGATCTCGAAGGACGGCATCGTCTCGGCGACGGTGGCGGGCGAGAGCGCGCCGCAGCAGGTCGGCACCATCGAGATCGCGGCCTTCCAGAATCCGGCCGGCTTGCACGCGATGGGCAGCAACCTGTTCACGGTGACGACGGCGTCGGGCGATGCCATCACCGGGTTGCCGGGCACCGACGGCCTCGGCACCCTGCAGCAGGGATTTCTCGAGGAATCCAACGTCAGCATCGTCGAGGAGATGGTGAACATGATCCTCGGCCAGCGTGCGTACGAAGCCAACTCGAAGGTCATTCGCACGGCCGACGAGATGCTCTCGCAGGTGAACAACCTTGCTCGCTGA
- the flgK gene encoding flagellar hook-associated protein FlgK, with protein MSLFGMLGTTARALDVQRFGLDVVGNNLANVNTPGYTKRVADLGAIPPPDRFSAGNGVEVLGVRSMRDRLYDQRLFDESPLEQQQSAMADSLGLAEVALGQPGSSIDADLADFFDAFAELADAPTSPTARQQVVSEAESLARAFNGMASRLTDAARATDARVREDVASINELSSRIASLNKSIGSSDPSQTLHLRDQQVEAVKELSGLLGTQVLEMNDGTVQIVTRSGRPLVIGDDAYPLSAVSGPPSGYATVQAGGRDITAEITDGHLGGVLQVRDRDIPGYVAQLDQVAYGVATAVNTVHATGFDLNGTAGGNFFTPPAGVAGAAAALSVDPALLGNPSRIAAAGLVAPGDNGVARKLADLRDGAIVNGQTADEAWSALVYSVGSDVSRARTEQASRGEIVHQIEQLRDSVSGISIDEEAAMMMRFQRAYQANAQFFTVIDETIQTLLSLKR; from the coding sequence ATGTCGCTCTTCGGCATGCTCGGCACCACCGCGCGGGCCCTCGACGTCCAGCGCTTCGGCCTGGATGTGGTCGGCAACAACCTCGCGAACGTCAACACGCCCGGGTACACCAAGCGCGTCGCCGATCTCGGCGCGATCCCGCCGCCGGACCGCTTCTCGGCGGGCAACGGCGTCGAGGTCCTCGGCGTGCGCTCGATGCGCGATCGCCTGTACGACCAGCGACTGTTCGACGAGTCGCCGCTCGAACAACAGCAGTCGGCGATGGCCGATTCGCTCGGCCTGGCCGAAGTGGCACTCGGGCAGCCCGGGAGCTCGATCGACGCCGACCTCGCGGATTTCTTCGACGCGTTCGCCGAACTGGCCGACGCCCCGACGTCGCCGACGGCACGGCAACAGGTGGTCTCGGAAGCCGAGTCACTCGCCAGGGCCTTCAACGGCATGGCCTCGCGCCTGACCGACGCGGCGCGAGCCACCGACGCGCGCGTCCGCGAGGACGTCGCGAGCATCAACGAACTCTCCAGCCGCATAGCCTCGCTGAACAAGTCGATCGGCTCCTCCGACCCGTCGCAGACGCTGCATCTGCGCGACCAGCAGGTCGAGGCCGTGAAGGAGTTGTCGGGGCTGCTCGGCACACAGGTGCTGGAAATGAACGACGGCACGGTGCAGATCGTGACCCGCAGCGGCCGGCCGCTCGTGATCGGCGACGATGCGTATCCGCTGAGTGCGGTGAGCGGTCCGCCATCCGGTTACGCGACCGTACAGGCGGGTGGGCGCGACATCACCGCCGAAATCACCGATGGTCATCTCGGTGGGGTCTTGCAGGTTCGTGATCGCGACATCCCGGGATATGTCGCGCAACTCGATCAGGTTGCGTACGGCGTGGCGACCGCGGTCAACACGGTGCATGCGACCGGCTTCGATCTGAACGGCACTGCCGGCGGCAATTTCTTCACGCCCCCGGCCGGTGTCGCGGGAGCCGCCGCGGCGCTGTCGGTCGATCCGGCCCTGCTCGGCAATCCCTCACGGATCGCTGCTGCCGGCTTGGTTGCGCCTGGCGACAACGGCGTCGCGCGCAAGCTGGCCGATCTGCGGGATGGTGCGATCGTGAACGGGCAGACTGCCGACGAGGCGTGGTCGGCGCTGGTCTACAGCGTCGGCAGTGACGTCAGCCGCGCCCGCACCGAGCAGGCCAGCCGGGGCGAGATCGTCCACCAGATCGAGCAACTGCGCGACAGCGTGTCGGGCATCTCGATCGATGAAGAAGCCGCGATGATGATGCGCTTCCAGCGGGCCTATCAGGCCAACGCGCAGTTCTTCACCGTGATCGACGAGACGATCCAGACGTTGTTGTCACTGAAGCGCTAG
- a CDS encoding sigma-70 family RNA polymerase sigma factor yields the protein MPVLIPQASHMDRDQLVIAHVGLVKAMAHRLAQRLPAQVEMTDLISVGVMGLIDAAGRYKVSMGVPFDAFARRRVQGAMLDALRDLDWAPRSLRRMRRELDGAVAKLRAELKREPTEDEVAGQMQMSPSEYDKAMDQVRTLDVGAIRQLDATGEDGQPLLELCIDVDEGPDAQLERKELRVLLAQAIMELPERERQILALYYEEEMTMAEIGAVIGVCESRVSQLRSLALSRLRTSLKARLQKPGTRA from the coding sequence GTGCCGGTACTGATCCCCCAGGCGAGCCATATGGACCGCGACCAACTGGTGATCGCGCATGTCGGTCTCGTCAAGGCCATGGCGCATCGCCTCGCGCAGCGCTTGCCGGCGCAAGTGGAGATGACCGACCTGATCAGCGTCGGGGTGATGGGCCTCATCGACGCCGCCGGACGGTACAAGGTGTCGATGGGCGTCCCGTTTGACGCATTCGCCCGCCGCCGTGTCCAGGGCGCCATGCTCGACGCCCTGCGCGATCTCGACTGGGCACCGCGCTCGCTGCGGCGCATGCGTCGGGAACTCGATGGCGCGGTCGCCAAGCTGCGCGCCGAGCTGAAGCGCGAGCCGACCGAGGACGAAGTCGCGGGCCAGATGCAGATGTCGCCGTCCGAGTACGACAAGGCGATGGACCAGGTCCGTACGCTGGACGTCGGGGCCATCAGGCAGCTGGATGCGACCGGTGAAGACGGCCAGCCCCTCCTCGAGCTGTGCATCGACGTCGATGAAGGACCCGACGCGCAGCTCGAACGCAAGGAACTGCGTGTCCTGCTCGCGCAAGCGATCATGGAACTGCCCGAACGGGAACGCCAGATCCTGGCCCTCTACTACGAGGAAGAGATGACCATGGCCGAAATCGGCGCGGTCATCGGGGTGTGCGAGTCGCGCGTGTCACAGCTGCGTTCGCTGGCTCTGTCCCGACTCCGCACCAGCCTCAAGGCACGGCTGCAGAAGCCGGGGACGAGGGCGTGA
- a CDS encoding flagellar basal body L-ring protein FlgH has translation MIAAVGSLLAAAPLFAQSSTKPSNDTYDQAVARHLETARQLARASAAPSDEPSFDWITGLTSDRRASRVNDLITVRVIENIESSATADSQLDKESKAKAAVPTLFGLETKLPDSIDPNNLASTRYESAFKGGGSTTRTSMLTATMTTRVSEVLPNGDLVLEGVREIDLNGERQVVVLTGIVRAQDLRRSNQVLSTQVAQLRIQYYGKGLMKDNLKPGWLVRVLNKVF, from the coding sequence GTGATCGCAGCCGTGGGCAGCCTGCTCGCTGCCGCGCCGCTGTTCGCCCAGTCCAGCACCAAGCCGTCCAACGACACGTACGACCAGGCGGTCGCGCGTCACCTCGAGACCGCCCGCCAGCTCGCAAGGGCCTCGGCCGCGCCGTCCGACGAGCCGTCGTTCGACTGGATCACTGGCCTGACGTCGGACCGGCGGGCGAGCCGGGTCAACGACCTCATCACCGTGCGGGTCATCGAGAACATCGAGTCGTCGGCCACCGCCGATTCGCAGCTGGACAAGGAGAGCAAGGCCAAGGCCGCGGTGCCGACGTTGTTCGGGCTCGAGACCAAGCTGCCAGACAGCATCGATCCCAACAACCTGGCGAGCACCCGTTACGAGAGCGCCTTCAAGGGCGGTGGCAGCACCACGCGCACCAGCATGCTGACCGCGACGATGACAACGCGGGTCAGCGAGGTACTGCCCAATGGCGACCTGGTACTGGAAGGCGTGCGCGAGATCGACCTCAATGGCGAGCGCCAGGTCGTCGTGCTGACCGGCATCGTCCGTGCGCAGGACCTGCGCCGCAGCAACCAGGTGCTGTCCACGCAGGTCGCCCAACTGCGCATCCAGTACTACGGGAAGGGCCTTATGAAGGACAACCTGAAGCCGGGCTGGCTGGTGCGGGTGCTGAACAAGGTTTTCTGA
- the fliM gene encoding flagellar motor switch protein FliM, producing MSKILSQDEIDALLTSAAALEKTTHTEMPLAGESVIVYNFRRPDRVNKEQIRSLHFLHDRFARNISTSLSAYLRTVTDVNVTSVEQFTYSEFLMSLPDPTAFYAISLTPIEGLGALELNPSVAFSMIDRMLGGSGKGMAPTRGLTEIEHNVIDGVVKLVLEHLTETWRNIVDVRFRVNGRDTRPQMLQVAAPNEVVVLIGFDIKIGDARGMLNFCLPATAIETLGDSFTHTWYRSHREPTMNDRYQFWRTLGHLPVGVSATVETTLPARDVLELAPGDVLALGHRLSDPLQIRVCDTVKFEGYPMQEHGRAGVRLLHAVANPAVPEVVHG from the coding sequence GTGAGCAAGATCCTCTCGCAGGACGAGATCGATGCGCTGCTGACATCGGCCGCGGCCCTGGAGAAGACGACGCACACCGAAATGCCCCTCGCGGGCGAGTCGGTCATCGTCTACAACTTCCGCCGGCCGGATCGGGTCAACAAGGAGCAGATCCGCTCGCTGCATTTCCTGCACGATCGCTTCGCCCGCAACATCTCGACGTCCCTTTCGGCATACCTGCGCACCGTCACCGACGTGAACGTGACCTCCGTGGAACAGTTCACATACTCCGAATTCCTGATGTCGCTGCCCGATCCCACGGCGTTCTATGCGATCTCGCTGACGCCCATCGAAGGATTGGGCGCACTCGAGCTGAACCCCTCGGTGGCGTTCTCGATGATCGACCGGATGCTCGGGGGTTCCGGCAAGGGGATGGCGCCGACGCGCGGATTGACCGAAATAGAACACAACGTGATCGATGGCGTCGTGAAGCTGGTACTGGAGCATCTGACCGAGACGTGGCGCAACATCGTCGACGTGCGGTTCCGGGTCAACGGCCGGGACACCCGTCCCCAGATGTTGCAGGTCGCTGCCCCGAATGAAGTCGTCGTCCTCATTGGCTTCGACATCAAGATCGGCGACGCCCGCGGAATGTTGAATTTCTGCCTGCCGGCGACGGCGATCGAGACCCTGGGCGACTCGTTCACCCACACCTGGTACCGCTCGCACCGAGAGCCGACGATGAACGACCGCTATCAGTTCTGGCGGACGCTCGGCCACTTGCCGGTGGGCGTGTCAGCGACGGTCGAGACGACGCTGCCGGCGCGGGACGTGCTCGAACTCGCGCCGGGTGACGTGCTTGCGCTCGGTCATCGTCTCTCGGATCCGCTGCAGATCCGCGTCTGCGACACGGTGAAGTTCGAGGGGTATCCGATGCAGGAACACGGCCGCGCCGGCGTGCGCCTGCTGCACGCCGTGGCCAATCCCGCGGTCCCGGAGGTGGTGCATGGCTGA
- a CDS encoding FliM/FliN family flagellar motor switch protein: MADTRTLLDALATSLGASLGAMTGTAVRTMPTVGEVTVDWQVPIQVGGSAVGTVWLGVGQADATRLVASILGDASLVADADIVDTMKELLGQAASAHAHGKGKGLDLIIETPVPATAPVVPDAQHYDLMMGTGDPIRIVGWGRTVAGLSPEPSRTAMPAAPPPAASMGASLAAPPRNLDVVLDIELPITVRFGETQMTLEGLARLGPGSMIDLARSPEDPVDLLVNGRLVARGQVVVVSGCYGVRVSEVVSPADRLLSLEF; encoded by the coding sequence ATGGCTGACACACGGACGCTCCTGGACGCACTCGCGACCAGCCTCGGGGCATCGCTTGGGGCGATGACCGGTACGGCAGTCCGTACCATGCCGACCGTGGGCGAAGTGACCGTGGACTGGCAGGTACCCATACAGGTCGGTGGCAGCGCGGTCGGCACCGTGTGGCTCGGCGTGGGCCAGGCCGACGCGACACGGCTCGTGGCGTCGATCCTGGGTGACGCCAGCCTCGTCGCCGACGCCGACATCGTCGACACGATGAAGGAGCTCCTCGGCCAGGCCGCCAGTGCACACGCGCACGGCAAGGGCAAAGGGCTCGATCTCATCATCGAGACACCGGTCCCGGCGACCGCTCCCGTGGTGCCCGACGCGCAGCACTACGACCTGATGATGGGCACGGGCGATCCGATCCGGATCGTCGGCTGGGGACGTACGGTCGCGGGCCTGTCACCCGAGCCATCGCGTACCGCCATGCCGGCAGCGCCGCCGCCCGCCGCTTCGATGGGTGCCTCGCTCGCTGCGCCGCCACGCAACCTCGACGTCGTGCTCGATATCGAGCTGCCGATCACCGTTCGCTTCGGCGAGACGCAGATGACGCTCGAAGGCCTGGCGCGGCTGGGCCCGGGTTCGATGATCGACCTGGCACGTTCGCCCGAGGATCCCGTCGACCTGCTGGTGAACGGCCGCCTCGTGGCACGCGGCCAGGTCGTCGTGGTGTCCGGGTGCTACGGCGTGCGAGTGAGCGAGGTGGTCAGCCCGGCAGACCGCCTTCTCAGCCTGGAATTTTGA